In a single window of the Elaeis guineensis isolate ETL-2024a chromosome 6, EG11, whole genome shotgun sequence genome:
- the LOC140858437 gene encoding syntaxin-71-like gives MSVIDILTRVDAICKKYDKYDVEKQRAENVSGDDAFARLFAAVESDIEAALEKSEIAAREKNRAAAVAMNAEIRRTKARLMEEVPKLQRLALKKVKGLSKEEYAARSDLVLALPERIQSIPDGSTTGTKQTGGWTASASRQEIKFDSTSDGRFESEYFQQTEESNQFRQEYEMRKMKQDQGLDIISEGLDTLKNMAHDMDEELDRQVPLMDEIDTKVDKATADLKNTNVRLKETVNQLRSSRNFCIDIILLCIILGIAAYLYNVLKK, from the exons ATGAGCGTAATCGATATATTGACGCGCGTCGACGCGATCTGCAAGAAATACGACAAGTACGATGTCGAGAAGCAGCGCGCCGAAAATGTCTCCGGTGATGACGCCTTCGCCCGCCTCTTCGCCGCCGTCGAGTCCGACATCGAAGCTGCCCTCGAG AAATCGGAGATTGCGGCGCGGGAGAAGAACAGGGCGGCGGCGGTGGCGATGAATGCCGAGATCCGGCGCACCAAGGCCCGATTGATGGAGGAGGTGCCCAAATTGCAGAGGTTGGCGCTCAAGAAG GTTAAAGGACTTTCAAAAGAAGAGTATGCTGCACGGAGTGATTTGGTTCTTGCACTACCAGAGAGGATCCAGTCGATTCCAGATGGAAGCACCACAGGCACCAAACAAACTGGAGGCTGGACTGCTTCAGCTTCTCGCCAAGAAATTAAATTTGACTCAACTTCAG ATGGAAGATTTGAGAGTGAATACTTTCAGCAAACTGAAGAATCAAACCAATTCAGGCAAGAGTATGAGATGCGCAAAATGAAACAG GATCAAGGTTTGGATATTATATCTGAAGGCTTGGATACACTGAAAAACATGGCCCATGATATGGATGAG GAACTGGATAGACAAGTCCCTTTGATGGATGAGATTGATACGAAG GTGGACAAGGCTACTGCAGACCTTAAAAATACTAATGTGAGACTGAAGGAGACTGTTAACCAG CTGAGATCCAGTCGCAATTTTTGCATTGATATCATCCTGCTGTGTATTATTCTGGGCATTGCTGCTTATCTATACAA CGTATTGAAGAAGTGA